In Planococcus citri chromosome 4, ihPlaCitr1.1, whole genome shotgun sequence, the genomic window ttcggtaacaGCTCATTTTCAAGAGGATGAAAAtccgaacattttgctgtattaaaatacctatgtgtctactgaaaatttcgagtatttttagtttaaagatgacgtacgtagtatgcaaaaatcagtaaaatagaagtactcataaaatcgttatttttacacgaaatgataaaaattcaacaccaatCGAAtaggaatttcattgtctttaatttaagactgcataacagttcacccaaacccaatttgattttttacatgaaaaattatacgcAAACTTACGTTCTGTTACTGTTTACTTTACAACGGAGGAAGGAAAGTTGCGTATGTCCACAGTTGTGTTGTTCTAGCACTCTAGTATTTGTAGGAGACAGGTTACCAAACACTATTTGGATTAATGGTTAACTAAATTATCATCAACTTAATTTAAAACCTAAACAGATACCGGAAATTCATaagaaatttgggacatactcggatttcaATTCTTAACAACATGTGGCATATAGAATCAAAACCTGAGTATGTCCATCACcgcttgaaaaacatttaattacacgtactaaattgagaaattttacaaatatagCTCAGACAATCTCTTCATAAGAGATTGAGCTAtcatacttcaaaattttactactccATATCCCCTCCATTTGTTTTTATcatctttcaaactttcaatttcctctcctgaaaaattcacgttcttggacatactcggatttggcattaaggtaacgatatggtttgattttattttcaaaaaaaaaaaaaaaatgaaaaactagacACAGGAAATGCCATTCTGATGGataatgcaatttttgtgataattttatcTTGTGCAGAACGAGACCAAAAATAAATGTTTACCTATCAGTATTGTTAGagggtaaaatgacttaaagcGTTGATAGGTAACTGTACCTACGATACTGTTGTGTTGTTtcctagaaatattccttagagtatttctactaaatactcaccggaatacctcacatgctcggctagggcgtggaTAGGAAaaggttgcttttacactctaAACATATGTTCACGCAcacataaataataacaagttatacacaAGTAAAATGTATTGTGTGCAttattaacaacacgttacatgTATTACATAATTACATCAAAGAATGTATTTACTGTACGTTAACAtgacactttcttaaactaaaaTACACCTAACAGTGTAGGTTTTGGGTAAGTGGTCTCCTTCAACGAGGAAACCTAACTTACATACACTAACACATATACAGgtacttacccagagtggcgacgagtagatcatcactccttctcaTCTATTAAATGATTACACTAAATACTAAttaaaactaaagcactaaacataacacttaacactcgagagtaaaaacttatacttaaatgactgcattaacccattaaccgtgaataacatacccgcgtgtACTCTCGTCGCTCGGCTCGTacggctagctgacgagaatacaacgcagtgttgccttagtgcaacgcagtgttaccatgtgggcgagccctatacataccacgtacggcatagtagtatatcacagtATTTTAGTCGTTAGCAAAACATTTCCAATTCctgttgacaaaatttcatggCATGTTGCTAGCAGCATGCTATATTATAGGTATAGCGTAGAGCTCACTATGCTCCGATCagggacactttttgaaatcatCTAAATAGCTAtgacaaaaatgagtaaaaaaattctgaaatagtGATATGATGTATTTCGAGTGGATATTTGTCCAAATTATGTCCAAATAATACGAATTTTTACCCGGTGAATAATCTGAAAGGCGGGACAAGGAGTTCCCAAAACGACGCAATTAAAACTTCTTCCGTACCCAAAAATTATGTAGCAcagaaaaagttgtcaaattggTCCAAATTTTGAGGTAGtcgaaaaagtaggtatacctacctacctacttattcgtaTTATTATCTAGgtacaattttgaggaaaagctaatttaaatatttttcacgcgcgattgtgatgaaaaatgatcctgcattttttcaaattggcaatcacaaaaaaattatgtattaaataggtatctatttattttcataaaactgTATGGATTAATAATTACACGACATAAAAAAGGTATGTATATTTATGtacattagggtggatcgcaaaaaataatgaaagattTGGATCGAATTCTGTGAAAACTTTAATTCTAAGTTGAAAGTCACATAGAAAAAGTTTAAGCCTTGGAGGTGTGTCCCTATGAGGATAGATATTAGGGTTTAGATCCTCAAAGAGGAaacactttcgaaaaaaatcgcagCTTTTTCGCTCCAGTTCCTTCCTCTACTCAAGCTATTTTGGATTGTGAGGGGTAACAGTTCttgtacctatcaaaaataatttctatttctaCAGGCAAatactaattttattttcattaattaatcATAATTAATATATCAGTTCTCttcaattcgaattttttttcggcGCTGCACGCCTCTGGAAGACCACATTTAGCGGATACTTCTACTGTATACACGCCGGACTTGAATCCATCAGCCGGATATGATACCGTCCAATTGGGCTgcataagtataggtaataagtaaaaaattaatGGCATCTACTTGATTTCTACATATAgtatctacctatgtacattCTACTAACCATGTTACTCCACTCTTGATGATGCGGGGGTTCGTAGTTATCTTTCCATTTATATGTGCAACTAGTTGTGAGAATGCCACCGCAGGATATCTCTCTCTTATCTATAGGGGCTTCTTCCCTTCTGTCGACCGGGATCGCGCGCGCGCTGTTGCGTTCTCTATCGCTCGACACTTCGGCAGTAAATGTAATGTTGCTTCCAGCATAAACAACTGCCCTATCATTGCTGAGCCGTACCTGGCACACGCTGGAATAGTTCAAAGCAAAGAAAGATGTGCATTCTATATATATAGGTACGCcggattttatttttgacctaATACACTGAATAAGAATGTATGTATTCTACTCTCAAGTGAAATCATtttcgaaaggaaaaaaaaaacgctgtttttGCGACCATGTCTCGTATAATTTTGAATGGTAAAAAATGTTTACTCCTTGGTAAAACAATGCCTTATAGATTGTCAAGATCAAAATTGTTCtgcctccaaaaaaatgaaaagaaattcaatcGATATGATTTCCAGGTTTATATTCATCAGTTCATAATATCACCCTGCTCTCCCTTGGAGGATCATTTCGCTTGAATTTTCATAGTTCGCTGTTTTCGTCTTTTCCCCAATCTTCgttgttaaattgaaaaaaaaaatgaacttcctgTCAAAAGTAGTACCTATTGGGAAACTAAATGCAGAAAATCGAGAAATCGATTATTTATGTGTGTACTCAAATTAATCATCAGGGTTTGGCTTTTTACGATACAGC contains:
- the LOC135844478 gene encoding uncharacterized protein LOC135844478, which gives rise to MAKWFMFVIVSLMVDIFGTTDDASVLYRPNTSRFQEAICVCQVRLSNDRAVVYAGSNITFTAEVSSDRERNSARAIPVDRREEAPIDKREISCGGILTTSCTYKWKDNYEPPHHQEWSNMPNWTVSYPADGFKSGVYTVEVSAKCGLPEACSAEKKFELKRTDILIMIN